The stretch of DNA AGTCGCCGATCAAGTTCCTGCGCGGCGGCCGCGAGGCGCTGATCACGGCGCTGTCGATCCGCTCCTCGTCGGGGACGCTGCCGGTGACGATGAACGACGCCGACGAGAACCTCAAGATCGACGAGAGCGTCTACAGCTTCTCGCTCCCACTGGGCGCGACGATCAACATGGACGGGACCGCGCTGTACCAGGGCGTCGCGGCGATCTTCGCCGCGAACTTGGTCGGGGTCTCACTGACGCTGCCCGAACAGTTCACGGTCGTCGTGGTCGCGGTGCTCGCGAGCATCGGCGCCGCGGGCGTCCCCGGCACGGGGCTGATCATGCTGACGCTGGTGCTGACCCAGCTGGGGCTGCCGCTGGAAGTGGTCGGGTTCGTCGCCGGCGTCGACCCGATCCTCGACCGGCTGCGCACGATGACCAACATCTCCGGCGACCTCGCGGTGACGACGGTCGTCGCGAAGTGGAACAACGCCGTCGACTTCGCGAGCGGCTCGTGGGTGGGAGAGCCGAACGGCTCGGCACCCGCCGACGACTGAGCCGCCACAAAGAGCGGTTCGGTGGCGCTACGACGCGTCTTTCAGCTCGTCGAACGCCTCGGGGTTCTCCATCGAGGAGAGGTCCCCGGGGTCCTCACCCTTGTACGCCGCCTCGATCGCGCGGCGGATCACCTTCCCCGACTGCGTCTTGGGGAACTCGTCGACGAACAGTATCTCGCGAGGGCGGAACGGCTTGCCGTGCTCCTCGCCGACCAGCTCGCGGAGCTCCTCGGCGAGTTCGTCGCTCGACTCGACGCCCTCCTCGGGGATGACGTAGGTCACGACCGCGGTGCCGGTGGTGTCGTCCGGGACGCCAACGGCGGCGGCTTGGTTCACGTCGCCGTGTTCGACAAGCACGCCCTCGATCTCGGCGGGGCCGACCTTCCGGCCGGCGACGTTGAGCGCGTCGTCGGCGCGGCCGTGGAGGAACCAGAACCCCTCCTCGTCCTTCTGGGCGAAGTCGCCGTGGTCCCAGAGATCGTCCCACGTCGACCAGTACTCTTCCAGGTAGCGCTCGTCGCCCGACCAGAGGCTCTTGGTCATCGACGGGCAGGAGTCACGCGCGACGAGGAAGCCGCGCTCGTGGTCCTCCTTCACGGAGTTGCCGTCGTTGTCGACGATGTCGATGTCCATCCCCAGCCCCGGGCCGCCCAGCGTGCCGGGTTTGAGATCGTTGATCGGCAGCGGCATCAGGAAGCAGCCACAGATCTCGGTGCCGCCGGAGATGTTGATGATCGGCGCCTCGCCGCCGCCGACCTGCTCGTAGTACCACAGCCACGACTCGGGGTCCCAGGGTTCGCCCGTCGAACCCAGCAGCCGGAGGCTGGAGAGGTCGTACTGCTCGACGACTTCGTCACCGTGCTTGCGCAGCGCGCGGATCGCAGTCGGGGAGACGCCGAACGTGGTGATCCCGTGCTCCTCGATCATCTCCCAGAATCGGCCGGGATGGGGGTGGTCGGGCGCGCCCTCGTACATGAACGTCGTGCCCGCGAAGTGGTGGTTGCCGATCAGCGTCCACGGCCCCATCATCCAGCCGATGTCGCTGACCCAGAAGAAGCGGTCGGACTCCTTCTGGTCGAAGCCGAAGTGGATCTCCTTCGCGCACTGAGTCAGCACCCCGGCGTGGGTGTGGACGATCCCCTTCGGCTCGCCCGTGGTCCCGGAGGAGTACAGCAGCATCGACTCCTGATCCGACGGCAGCGACTTGGTGTCGTACTCGCCGTCCTGCTCGGCGACCGTGTCGCCCCACCAGTCGTCGCGGTCGTCGTCCCACGGCACGTCTACTTCGGGGTTCTCACGATCACCGAGCCGGTCGAACACGACGACGTTCTCGACGTGGCCGGCCTGCTCGATCGCCTCGTCGGAGCCCGCCTTCAGCCGGACGGGGCTCCCGCGACGGTAGAACCCGTCGCCGGTGAACAGCACCGAGGGCTCGGCGTCGTCGATCCGGGTCGCGGTCGCCTCGACGCCGAACCCCGAGAAGATCGGCACCACGATCGCGCCCACCTTGAAACAGCCGTAGAGGATCGAGATCACCTCCGGCACCATCGGCATGTAGAGGCCAACGGTGTCGCCGGTCTCGATCCCCGCCTCCTCGAGGTAGTTCGCGACGCGATTGGCCTGCCGGTAGAGGTCGTGGAACGTCCGCTCGTCGACTTCGCCGTCCTCGCCCTCCCAGATACAGGCGACCGTGTTGCGCTCGGGGGCGTCAGCCTCGGCGTAGCGGTCCAGCGTGTTGTGGGCGATGTTGATCTCGCCGCCGGGGTACCAGTCGGTGAACTGCGGCCCGTCGCTGTTGTCACGGACCGTATCGTAGGCCTCGTAGAACTCCACGTCGAGGTAGTCCGCCATCTCGTCCCAGAACCAGTCGACGCCCGACTCGGGCTCGCCCTCGATCTCGGTCGTGGTGCGCTCGATCAGCTCCTCGTAGTCGTCGATACCGTACGCCTGCATGAACTGCCAGACGTTGGTCGACTCCACGAACTCCCGATCCGGCTCGTGGACGACCTCGTCGAACCCCTCGCTCGTTTCCATACGTCGGGCGTTTTGGGGGAGCGGGGAAGTAACTTACTCGACGACCGCCGGCCGGAGTTGCCGACCGAGCAGACGAGAGTCGCGTCGTCCGTTCCGGCGGCTGTCAGAGCCCCGCACCGACGGTGGAAGCCGGAAACGGGTCGAACGCCGACCGCTTACGGCTCCGAAGCCGACGAGAAGGAGGACTCGGGGTCCTCCGCCGGCTGGACGAGATCGCCGTCGATGCGGTGTTTGGCCAACTTCGCGCGGAGCATATCGCCTTCGAGGTCGTCGTCGGCCAGCCTCGCGATGAACCGGAGCGACTTCGCGTGGGCGCCGAAGGGGGTTCCCGCGAGCGGGGAGAGCGGACCGGTGGGATGACCCGGCTCGTCGTACTTC from Halolamina sediminis encodes:
- a CDS encoding AMP-binding protein; its protein translation is METSEGFDEVVHEPDREFVESTNVWQFMQAYGIDDYEELIERTTTEIEGEPESGVDWFWDEMADYLDVEFYEAYDTVRDNSDGPQFTDWYPGGEINIAHNTLDRYAEADAPERNTVACIWEGEDGEVDERTFHDLYRQANRVANYLEEAGIETGDTVGLYMPMVPEVISILYGCFKVGAIVVPIFSGFGVEATATRIDDAEPSVLFTGDGFYRRGSPVRLKAGSDEAIEQAGHVENVVVFDRLGDRENPEVDVPWDDDRDDWWGDTVAEQDGEYDTKSLPSDQESMLLYSSGTTGEPKGIVHTHAGVLTQCAKEIHFGFDQKESDRFFWVSDIGWMMGPWTLIGNHHFAGTTFMYEGAPDHPHPGRFWEMIEEHGITTFGVSPTAIRALRKHGDEVVEQYDLSSLRLLGSTGEPWDPESWLWYYEQVGGGEAPIINISGGTEICGCFLMPLPINDLKPGTLGGPGLGMDIDIVDNDGNSVKEDHERGFLVARDSCPSMTKSLWSGDERYLEEYWSTWDDLWDHGDFAQKDEEGFWFLHGRADDALNVAGRKVGPAEIEGVLVEHGDVNQAAAVGVPDDTTGTAVVTYVIPEEGVESSDELAEELRELVGEEHGKPFRPREILFVDEFPKTQSGKVIRRAIEAAYKGEDPGDLSSMENPEAFDELKDAS
- a CDS encoding FlaD/FlaE family flagellar protein, whose translation is MPDVSGTRPFLEGPLDGSEPLLQWVKYLGTTFGTAGALCSLRYYEGLSWISPGVRREVEQHLEALSLEETHSKKYDEPGHPTGPLSPLAGTPFGAHAKSLRFIARLADDDLEGDMLRAKLAKHRIDGDLVQPAEDPESSFSSASEP